GAAATACCAGTTTCAATTACTTTACGCTTAATTTTGATTAATTGTTCTGCTTGTGAGGCGGGGAATAAATCATACTCAGATTTTCCTAATATTGCTTCAGCACGTTCTGGGTGATGATGATTATAAATCCATTGATATCGCAGTTCTAGATCTTGATGAAAAATTATAATATCTGTACTTTTTAAAGCTAATTTAAAACGTTGTTCGCTATCTTGAAGTTTATGTAAATTAATTTCAGAGCGTCGTTTGGCATTTTTTAATAAGTTGCAAAGTCCACTAATAATTACTCCGTCTAAAAAAAATAAAGTGATACGGACACTATTAGGTAGATCAAAATTTAGTGTGTAGATTGGCTCAAGGAAGAAGTAATTACTGAATACAATAGACAAACAGGTAGCAAATAATCCTGGCTTTAACCCTCCATACCAAGCACTAGCCATTACAGCACTAAAAAATAGCAAAAATGGTGTTTTGCTCATGTTGACCCAAGGATCTAGCATCACCATGATTACAAGTGCGATCGCTACTGCTAGTCCAGCAAAGCTGTAACGCTTGATTGATAAGGAAAAAGCGACAGTCATAAAATTTAAGGAGTCAGGAGTCAGCCGTCAGAAGCCGGAATATTTAATATATATAACGCAATAAAAGCAGCTACTTACAAAGAAGCCAATTCTGAGTACTGTTGGCGTAGCCTGCGCCTAGCGCATATTCTATCTCTTGAATTTTTACCAAAAATTATGAAATATCCTTTCTACGATATAACTCTTGGTCATCCCATGATGCCGGATCTTCTATAGGTTCTAAATGAGTAGTAACATTAGTATCAGGCAAGGCACTACTAATTGTTAACTCAATTTCTTCGCACAATTCATGACCACGCTTTACTGTCCAATTTCCAGGTACAAGTACGTGGAAAGACACAAATTGCACTGAACCAGCTACACGAGTTCGCAAGGCGTGAAACATAATCCCTTGCTGTTGATAAGGTGCGAATACATCAACAATAATTTTCTGTGATTCTGCGGGAAGGGCGCTATCCAATAACCCAGAAGCAGTTTCGCGTAGTAACTTCACCCCTACCCAAACAATATTAACAGCAACAACTAAGGCAATTATCGGGTCAAGTATCAGCAAACCTGTAAGTTTTACCAACAATAGCCCTAGTAAAACACCAAATGAAGTCCAGACATCTGTGAAGAGGTGATGTGCATCTGCGCGTAAAGTTATTGACCGTAAGCGACGACCAGCTTTTAACAGGATAGTAGCAACTCCACCATTAACTGCTGTTGCGACTAAAGAAAGTGCTAAACCTAGCCCTAACTGTTCTATCGGTTGGGGATGAATGAGACGATTAGTTGCTGATACAGCAATACTACCTGCGGCAATTAATATCAATGCACCTTCCACGCCACTAGATAAGTATTCAGCTTTAGAATGTCCAAATGTATGTTCTGCATCAGGCGGTTGTGCTGCAAAAGTTAGCGCCCAGAATGCAACTAATGCAGCCGTCAAGTTTACTAAGGATTCAGCCGCGTCAGAAAATAAGCCTACAGAATCCGTTAAGTAATAAGCTGTAAATTTAAGTGCGATCGTAATTACTGCTGCACCAATTGACAAAATTACATAAGAACGTGCGCTTTCTGCATTCAATTCGTTCTACCCAACCTACTAACTGTGTACCCTACAATTAAGCTATAGGATATATCCGCGTTTATCTGCGTGCATCTGCGGTTAATTAATTAAAATTATCTCATACAAATTTTTTTAAATGCGATCGCGTAGCGACTCCGCAGGAGTATCGCGCAAGCGCACTCGTTGTCAGTTCGCATTATTCACCAGTTTTCGCCTTCAGCGTTTTGCTGTAGTGCTGTACCTATAAAATCAATTTTATCTTCACAATTAACACAGTGCGGTAATAGCTTCTGATCTAATAGCACTGCTGGCTAACTTTATATTAGGTTGATCCAATGGGCAAATACAGTCACCCCGATCTAACCATTGACTACCTACTTGATGTAAAGCTGCCATTACTGGTTGCAGTTGGCGACCTTTATCAGTAATAGAATATTCCACACGAGGGGGAATTTCTGCAAATACGTGCCGTTCCACTAAACCAAATTCCTCTAGTTCCCGCAAGCGAATCATCAGGGTTTTGGTGCTAATACCTGGTAAGGCTGCTAAAAATTCGTGAGTTCTGCGATCGCTAATAAACAATTCCCGCAACACTAAGATAGACCACTTGTTGCCAATTAAGTCCAATGTGAACTGAATCGGACACTGCATCTTCATACAAGAGGGAGTATCAAGCATAAAATCACTGCAAAATATATGTGTTCCTACTTTTTAGGGTTCACCCACTAGATAGATTTCTCCCTTTCTACCTGTCCTCTTTCACAATTCTTTACATTAAATTTTTTAGGTTCAAGTCGTTGATTTACCTAAATCTTTTACTTAAGGTTACTAAGCTGCATTGCAAGTAACTATCTTGTCACTGAAACCTATAACGCTAGGATGCTAATAGAAGAGAACAAACAAATTAATCAATAAGTTCTCAAATCTATTACTAATTACTAAGGTTTTCCCATGATTAAATTACTCGTTAGCGTACTGGTTTTTGTAATAAATACAGTATACCGCAATCGTCCAATCCCTAGATTTTATGTATTAGAAACAGTAGCAAGAGTTCCTTATTTTGCATATCTTTCTGTACTGCATTTGTACGAAACAATCGGTGTATGGCGGAAAGCCGACTGGCTAAAAGTTCACTTTGCGGAATCTTGGAATGAATTACACCACCTGCTAATTATGGAAGAATTAGGTGGTAATACTCACTGGATTGATAGATTTTTAGCACAGCACGTCGCCTTACTTTATTACTGGATTATCGTTGCTATTTACCTAATTAATCCCCATTCTGCTTATTACTTCATGGAATTAGTAGAAGGACACGCTTATAATACCTACGCTAAATTCCTCAAAGAGCGTGAAACTGAACTAAAAGCTATACCTGCACCACAAGTTGCCATTAATTATTACCGCAACGGCGACTTATATATGTTTGATGAATTTCAAACAACTTCTAGCTTAGAGCATAGACGACCTACGATTGAAAATCTCTACGATGTGTTCGTGGCAATTCGAGATGACGAAATGGAACACGTTAAAACGATGGTTGCTTGTCAAGATGTAGATGCCCCAAAACAATTTAAGAGTCCTCATAGTGCATCTGTGGAAATACTTGTACCAGCAGCAACAGTTGAATAAGCTACAGCAATTATTTGCTAAGTGATGAGTAAAAAATTCCCAGTTAACCATTAGGCAAATTAATCAGGGGATTTCCAAAAATTAAGTAAAAAACCAAATTAAACATAGAGAAATGTTAGGTTTACTGTATCAACCCAACATTTTTCTACGTTTGATGGGTTATGCACTCGCTTGCGGCTACGCCAAAACTGTCATTGACGGTAAAGTTGAGCTAATACCGATGGAATTATATGCTGATGGAAGCGTAAAAAAAGTAGTTTAACGGTGCTAGCAAACCAAGTCAGTTTAGACGCAGATTAAAAAAGAGATTTTAATAGTAAATAAAAACTTGGCGCTATTATATAAATACTGTTTAATTTCAAGCTATAGTTATTTAAAAACAACTATATAAACGTAGTATTTTACGTTTATATAGTTGTTTTCATTAGAATTTTAAAACAAATTTTTGTAGCAGATTATTCAAAAAAACTA
The sequence above is a segment of the Oculatellaceae cyanobacterium genome. Coding sequences within it:
- a CDS encoding alternative oxidase — encoded protein: MIKLLVSVLVFVINTVYRNRPIPRFYVLETVARVPYFAYLSVLHLYETIGVWRKADWLKVHFAESWNELHHLLIMEELGGNTHWIDRFLAQHVALLYYWIIVAIYLINPHSAYYFMELVEGHAYNTYAKFLKERETELKAIPAPQVAINYYRNGDLYMFDEFQTTSSLEHRRPTIENLYDVFVAIRDDEMEHVKTMVACQDVDAPKQFKSPHSASVEILVPAATVE
- a CDS encoding cation diffusion facilitator family transporter, yielding MNAESARSYVILSIGAAVITIALKFTAYYLTDSVGLFSDAAESLVNLTAALVAFWALTFAAQPPDAEHTFGHSKAEYLSSGVEGALILIAAGSIAVSATNRLIHPQPIEQLGLGLALSLVATAVNGGVATILLKAGRRLRSITLRADAHHLFTDVWTSFGVLLGLLLVKLTGLLILDPIIALVVAVNIVWVGVKLLRETASGLLDSALPAESQKIIVDVFAPYQQQGIMFHALRTRVAGSVQFVSFHVLVPGNWTVKRGHELCEEIELTISSALPDTNVTTHLEPIEDPASWDDQELYRRKDIS
- a CDS encoding helix-turn-helix domain-containing protein, translated to MLDTPSCMKMQCPIQFTLDLIGNKWSILVLRELFISDRRTHEFLAALPGISTKTLMIRLRELEEFGLVERHVFAEIPPRVEYSITDKGRQLQPVMAALHQVGSQWLDRGDCICPLDQPNIKLASSAIRSEAITALC